A genomic stretch from Chitinophaga lutea includes:
- a CDS encoding YceI family protein, with the protein MTTWKIDAAHSEIEFKVKHLMITNVTGHFGEYDATLTTSKDDFTDANISFEANVNSVSTKNTQRDEHLKGEDFFDAANHPKISFQSTEVKKKDADSFVLKGDLTIRGTTKPVELNVEYAGVTVDPWGQTKAGFELSGKINRKDFGLTWSATTEAGGLVVSDDVRLILAVQMIKQA; encoded by the coding sequence ATGACTACCTGGAAAATTGACGCTGCCCACAGCGAAATTGAATTTAAAGTAAAGCACCTGATGATCACCAACGTAACGGGTCACTTCGGGGAATACGATGCCACCCTCACCACTTCAAAAGACGATTTCACCGATGCGAACATTTCTTTTGAAGCGAATGTGAACAGCGTGAGCACCAAAAACACCCAACGCGACGAGCACCTGAAAGGCGAGGATTTCTTTGATGCGGCGAATCATCCGAAAATTTCCTTCCAGTCAACGGAAGTGAAAAAGAAAGATGCAGACAGCTTCGTGTTGAAAGGGGACCTCACCATCCGCGGCACCACCAAACCCGTGGAACTGAACGTGGAATACGCCGGTGTTACTGTTGACCCCTGGGGCCAGACCAAAGCGGGTTTTGAGCTTAGCGGCAAAATCAACCGTAAAGATTTCGGCCTTACCTGGTCTGCCACCACAGAAGCCGGCGGCCTGGTAGTGAGCGACGATGTGCGCCTGATTCTGGCCGTGCAAATGATCAAACAAGCATAA
- a CDS encoding NAD(P)H-dependent oxidoreductase — MDILEKLTWRYATKKFNPEKKLAEAQLTRILKATSLSASSYGLQPYKIIVVTDPVVREQLKAVSWNQGQITDASHLVIFARYDNLQEQHVEQYISNIASTRQMERAQLSRFEDIVKGTVSRLNSEAAAAWTGKQAYLALGTLLTACAADGIDACPMEGFNAAAYDEILGLKEKNLRTVVLAAIGFRADEDGMQHAKKVRKPLEDFVELV; from the coding sequence ATGGATATCCTGGAAAAACTGACGTGGCGGTATGCCACCAAAAAGTTCAATCCCGAGAAGAAGTTAGCAGAAGCGCAGTTGACAAGGATTTTGAAAGCAACCAGCCTGTCAGCTTCTTCCTACGGATTGCAGCCATACAAAATAATCGTGGTCACCGACCCGGTTGTAAGGGAACAACTGAAAGCGGTTTCATGGAACCAGGGGCAAATCACCGATGCTTCGCATCTGGTCATATTCGCCCGCTATGATAACCTGCAGGAACAACATGTGGAGCAGTACATCAGCAACATAGCCAGCACCCGGCAAATGGAAAGAGCGCAACTGAGCAGATTTGAGGATATAGTGAAAGGTACGGTAAGTAGATTGAACAGTGAGGCGGCGGCAGCGTGGACGGGCAAACAGGCGTATCTGGCGCTGGGGACTTTGTTGACGGCCTGTGCGGCGGATGGTATTGATGCCTGCCCCATGGAAGGATTCAACGCAGCTGCGTACGATGAGATTTTAGGACTGAAAGAGAAGAACCTGCGCACGGTAGTACTTGCAGCGATTGGATTTCGCGCGGATGAAGATGGTATGCAGCATGCGAAGAAAGTGAGAAAGCCTTTGGAAGATTTTGTGGAATTAGTGTAA
- a CDS encoding OsmC family protein: MKRSATANWKGTGKEGKGTVSTETGVLKDTAYSFSSRFESGTGTNPEELIAAAHAGCFSMKLSFIISGAGLTPTSIDTKSIVTFEAGAIPNIHLEVTASVPGLDAAKFAEMAEDARANCPISKLLNTSITMDAKLV, from the coding sequence ATGAAAAGATCCGCAACTGCCAACTGGAAAGGCACCGGCAAAGAAGGAAAAGGCACCGTTTCTACCGAAACCGGCGTACTGAAAGATACCGCATATTCATTCAGCAGCCGTTTCGAGAGCGGTACCGGCACAAACCCCGAAGAGCTGATCGCAGCGGCGCATGCAGGCTGCTTCAGTATGAAACTGAGCTTTATCATTTCCGGCGCAGGCCTCACGCCCACGAGCATCGATACCAAATCGATCGTGACGTTTGAAGCAGGTGCTATTCCCAATATCCACCTGGAAGTAACTGCGAGCGTACCCGGCCTTGATGCGGCGAAATTTGCGGAAATGGCGGAAGATGCGCGCGCCAACTGCCCCATCTCCAAACTGCTTAACACCAGCATCACCATGGATGCCAAACTGGTATAA
- a CDS encoding pirin family protein: MKTIIHRGNTRGFADHGWLQSYHTFSFAGYYNPERIHFGALRVLNDDTVKGGMGFGAHPHDNMEIVSIPLSGALEHKDNTGRHKIINQHDVQIMSAGKGIQHSEFNASKKDPVKFLQIWLFPKEKDITPRYDQKTFDPSGRVNRLQTVVAPDQSDDTLWINQDAWFSLGKFDKGQSVTYDTKRPQNGAYLFVLSGKVKIGEEMLESRDAIGVTDYDQLQIVAEDDTEFLLMDVPMLQ; the protein is encoded by the coding sequence ATGAAAACGATTATCCATCGCGGTAACACCCGCGGATTTGCAGACCACGGATGGTTGCAGTCTTATCACACCTTCAGCTTTGCGGGATACTACAATCCCGAGCGTATTCACTTCGGCGCATTGCGCGTACTGAACGACGATACGGTGAAAGGTGGTATGGGATTCGGCGCGCATCCGCACGACAATATGGAGATTGTGAGCATACCATTGTCTGGCGCATTGGAGCACAAAGACAATACGGGCCGGCACAAAATCATCAACCAGCACGACGTACAGATCATGAGCGCCGGTAAAGGCATTCAGCACTCCGAGTTTAATGCATCCAAAAAAGACCCGGTAAAATTTTTGCAGATCTGGCTATTCCCGAAAGAAAAGGACATTACTCCCCGGTACGACCAGAAAACGTTCGACCCTTCGGGCCGTGTCAACCGGCTGCAAACCGTCGTGGCGCCTGACCAAAGCGACGACACCCTGTGGATCAACCAGGATGCATGGTTTTCGCTCGGTAAATTCGACAAGGGCCAGTCTGTTACTTACGATACCAAACGGCCGCAGAACGGCGCCTATCTTTTTGTACTGAGCGGGAAAGTGAAAATAGGTGAGGAAATGCTCGAAAGCCGCGACGCGATCGGCGTTACGGATTACGATCAATTGCAGATCGTAGCGGAAGATGATACAGAATTCCTGTTGATGGACGTTCCCATGCTGCAGTAA
- a CDS encoding PAS domain-containing protein: protein MGATALKVAGLYLVIGWVWISTDSWLWHSLAAQFPLVNPALLQYTVHAAFVTASAVLIYVLVRNSNSKQNNFRMLFYEHPLPMWIYQWDTLQFLAVNDAAVKKYGYTREEFMRMTILEIRHPSTINHVLEDVRKTNKEFVYRGVWQHQKKDKSIFPVEIYSHTTHFRGLEARLVMAVDIDSEIRSTVMAKDIGTRYELLAQVTQDCIYYWDMVADHTTRNHGPSTLFGYDEADIRDKRSWWDDRVHPDDVLPMLQKFEATLRNNLVHWDAEYRFRCANGEYKHVHDRGHIIYNEKRQAVRMIGAVQDVTEKQQYVQQLRQQNEVLQDIAHINSHEIRRPVSSILGIMSMFDLDKNEPALNNRLLGLLRQSTVELDGLLHQIQHKLKKLNK from the coding sequence ATGGGCGCTACTGCACTGAAGGTAGCCGGTCTCTACCTCGTAATCGGCTGGGTATGGATCAGCACTGACAGCTGGTTGTGGCATTCTCTCGCAGCACAATTTCCCCTGGTTAATCCCGCGTTGCTACAGTACACCGTGCATGCGGCCTTTGTTACGGCGTCGGCCGTGCTTATTTACGTGCTCGTCAGAAACAGCAACAGCAAACAAAACAATTTCCGGATGCTATTCTATGAGCATCCGCTGCCTATGTGGATCTACCAGTGGGATACCCTTCAATTTCTTGCCGTGAACGACGCTGCCGTAAAAAAATACGGTTACACCAGGGAGGAATTCATGCGGATGACCATCCTGGAGATCCGCCACCCGTCTACCATCAACCACGTATTGGAAGATGTACGCAAAACCAACAAGGAATTTGTTTACCGCGGCGTTTGGCAGCATCAGAAAAAAGACAAATCCATTTTTCCCGTAGAGATTTACTCGCACACCACTCATTTCAGAGGATTGGAAGCCAGGCTGGTGATGGCGGTGGATATTGATTCGGAAATACGCTCCACCGTGATGGCTAAAGACATCGGCACCCGCTACGAGTTGCTGGCACAGGTTACGCAGGACTGCATCTATTACTGGGATATGGTGGCAGACCATACAACCCGCAACCACGGGCCGTCAACGCTGTTCGGGTACGATGAAGCGGACATTCGCGACAAACGCAGCTGGTGGGACGATCGTGTGCATCCGGACGATGTGTTGCCCATGCTGCAAAAATTCGAGGCCACCCTCCGTAACAACCTCGTTCACTGGGACGCGGAATACCGCTTCCGCTGCGCCAACGGCGAATACAAACACGTGCACGACCGCGGGCATATCATTTACAACGAAAAACGGCAAGCCGTCAGGATGATCGGCGCCGTACAGGATGTGACCGAAAAGCAGCAATACGTGCAGCAGCTCAGGCAGCAGAATGAAGTGCTGCAGGACATTGCCCATATCAATTCACACGAAATACGCCGCCCTGTTTCGTCCATCCTGGGTATTATGTCGATGTTCGACCTGGACAAAAACGAGCCTGCCCTTAACAACCGCCTGTTGGGATTGTTAAGGCAAAGCACGGTTGAGCTGGACGGGTTGCTGCACCAGATTCAGCACAAACTGAAAAAATTAAATAAATAA
- a CDS encoding ferredoxin--NADP reductase codes for MRDLYIQLRITEIIQETPDTFTYRLEAANGQPVKYQAGQFLTFLITLHGTEYRRSYSFSSTPGIDPFMSVTIKRITNGEISRHIHRTWQVGDVVTSLLPSGRFTLDELPDTERDIFFLGAGSGITPLFSLLQHALHFERAAHVTLIYSSRNPQHTIFYQRILALQKQFPERLTVLWLFSDPGDEPVAFRRMSNSLLEMLAPKHLKYARERAQFFICGPSEYMRMAQFTLTFMGFQANQLHKENFVVNTAAKISRVQVPDDASIKQVLLRHEDKSQLLPVPGNETILHAALRQEMHLPYSCKGGVCGSCIARCTEGKVWMSVNEVLTDKELSQGLILTCTGYAQSDSVTLEW; via the coding sequence ATGCGCGATCTCTACATACAGTTACGCATCACCGAGATTATACAGGAAACGCCCGATACGTTTACCTACCGGCTGGAGGCCGCTAACGGCCAGCCCGTGAAATACCAGGCCGGCCAGTTTCTGACCTTCCTGATTACCCTGCACGGCACCGAATACCGGCGCTCTTACTCGTTCAGTTCCACTCCCGGCATCGACCCGTTTATGTCGGTCACCATCAAACGCATCACCAACGGCGAAATATCACGCCACATCCACCGCACCTGGCAGGTGGGCGACGTGGTCACTTCCCTGCTGCCATCCGGCCGCTTCACGCTGGACGAACTGCCGGATACCGAAAGGGATATTTTTTTTCTCGGCGCCGGCAGCGGCATCACGCCCCTATTTTCCCTGTTGCAGCACGCGCTCCATTTCGAGCGGGCCGCCCATGTCACCCTTATTTACAGCAGCCGTAACCCGCAGCATACCATCTTTTACCAGCGCATCCTGGCCCTGCAAAAGCAGTTCCCCGAACGGCTCACCGTCCTGTGGCTCTTCAGCGACCCCGGCGACGAACCGGTGGCCTTCCGCCGCATGAGCAACAGCCTGCTGGAAATGCTGGCGCCCAAACACCTCAAATATGCCCGCGAGCGGGCCCAGTTTTTTATCTGCGGCCCTTCCGAATACATGCGCATGGCGCAGTTTACCCTCACTTTCATGGGGTTCCAGGCCAACCAGCTGCATAAGGAAAATTTTGTGGTGAATACCGCCGCGAAAATTTCCAGGGTGCAGGTGCCGGACGATGCTTCCATCAAACAGGTGCTGCTCCGGCACGAAGACAAATCGCAACTGTTACCTGTGCCGGGTAACGAAACCATCCTCCATGCCGCCCTCCGCCAGGAGATGCACCTGCCCTACAGCTGTAAAGGCGGGGTATGCGGCTCCTGCATCGCCAGATGCACGGAAGGCAAGGTTTGGATGTCTGTCAACGAAGTACTGACCGACAAAGAACTGTCGCAGGGCCTCATCCTTACCTGTACCGGGTACGCGCAAAGTGATTCCGTTACCCTGGAGTGGTAA
- the dxs gene encoding 1-deoxy-D-xylulose-5-phosphate synthase, whose translation MEITAGQLLSQIEYPSDLRKLNREQLHQVCDELRQFIIDVVSVHGGHFGASLGVVELTVALHYAYNTPYDQLVWDVGHQAYGHKILTGRKNVFHTNRKYKGISGFPNRGESEYDTFGVGHSSTSIGAALGMAIASKNKGEHDRQHIAVIGDGAMTAGMAFEALNHAGVSNANLLVILNDNCMSIDPNVGALKEYLTDITTSHTYNKFRDDVWNLLGKLPVGKKFTRDMASKLEASVKGMVSKSSNLFESLNLRYFGAIDGHNITKLVDTLQDLRNIPGPKLLHIVTTKGKGYALAEKDQTKWHAPGLFDKITGEIFKKNIEAPQPPKYQDVFGHTIIELAEQNKSIMGITPAMPSGSSLKFMMEKMPDRAIDVGICEQHAVTLSAGLATQGMTVFCNIYSSFMQRAYDQVVHDVAIQHLPVIFCLDRAGLVGEDGATHHGAYDISYMRSIPNMIVSSPMNEEELRNLMYTAQLPSNKSPFVIRYPRGEGVMPDWRRPFSPIRVGTGRKIQDGRDLAILSLGHPGNFVTEAMKELMTDGLQPAHYDMRFVKPLDTEMLHDIFQRFDRVITVEDGALQGGFGSAILEFMADNDYKADVKRLGIPDRLIEHGKPAELQRECGYDAAGIAAAVREMLRSKITVTAS comes from the coding sequence ATGGAAATTACGGCCGGTCAATTACTGAGCCAGATCGAATACCCTTCGGATCTGCGAAAATTGAACAGGGAGCAGCTGCACCAGGTGTGCGACGAGTTGCGCCAGTTCATTATTGACGTGGTGAGCGTGCACGGCGGCCATTTCGGGGCCAGCCTGGGTGTGGTGGAGCTTACCGTGGCACTGCACTATGCCTATAATACTCCTTACGACCAGCTGGTTTGGGACGTCGGCCACCAGGCTTACGGCCATAAAATCCTCACCGGCCGCAAAAACGTGTTCCATACCAACCGTAAGTACAAGGGAATCAGCGGTTTCCCCAACCGGGGCGAAAGTGAATACGATACCTTCGGCGTAGGGCACTCCAGCACCTCCATCGGCGCGGCACTGGGCATGGCCATCGCCTCCAAGAACAAAGGAGAGCACGACCGCCAGCACATCGCCGTAATAGGCGACGGGGCTATGACGGCCGGGATGGCTTTCGAAGCCCTCAACCACGCCGGCGTCTCCAATGCCAACCTGCTCGTGATCCTGAACGACAACTGCATGTCGATCGATCCCAACGTAGGCGCCCTCAAAGAATACCTGACGGACATTACCACCTCCCATACTTACAATAAATTCAGGGACGATGTGTGGAACCTGCTTGGCAAACTGCCGGTGGGCAAGAAGTTCACACGAGACATGGCCTCCAAACTCGAAGCCAGCGTAAAGGGCATGGTGTCCAAATCCAGCAACCTGTTTGAAAGCCTCAACCTGCGTTATTTCGGCGCCATCGACGGGCACAACATCACCAAACTGGTGGATACCCTGCAGGATCTCCGGAACATTCCGGGCCCCAAACTGCTCCACATCGTAACCACCAAAGGCAAAGGGTACGCCCTCGCCGAAAAAGACCAGACCAAGTGGCATGCGCCCGGCCTGTTCGACAAAATCACCGGGGAGATCTTCAAGAAAAACATCGAAGCGCCACAGCCCCCCAAATACCAGGACGTTTTCGGCCATACCATCATCGAACTGGCTGAACAGAATAAATCCATCATGGGCATTACGCCCGCCATGCCTTCCGGCTCTTCCCTCAAATTCATGATGGAGAAAATGCCGGACCGCGCCATCGACGTGGGTATCTGCGAACAACACGCCGTTACCCTGTCTGCCGGCCTGGCCACCCAAGGCATGACTGTATTCTGCAACATCTATTCTTCTTTCATGCAACGGGCTTACGACCAGGTGGTGCACGACGTGGCCATCCAGCACCTGCCCGTTATTTTCTGCCTCGACCGGGCCGGCCTGGTAGGGGAAGACGGTGCCACCCATCATGGCGCCTACGACATTTCATACATGCGCAGCATTCCCAACATGATCGTGAGCTCGCCCATGAACGAGGAAGAATTGCGCAACCTGATGTATACCGCCCAGCTGCCCTCGAATAAATCACCCTTTGTTATCCGCTATCCGCGGGGCGAAGGCGTGATGCCCGACTGGCGCAGGCCTTTCAGCCCCATCCGTGTGGGCACCGGCCGTAAAATCCAGGACGGGCGCGACCTCGCCATTCTTTCCCTCGGCCACCCCGGCAACTTCGTTACCGAAGCCATGAAGGAACTGATGACAGACGGGTTGCAGCCTGCTCACTACGACATGCGTTTTGTGAAGCCGCTTGATACCGAGATGCTGCACGATATTTTCCAGCGCTTCGACCGTGTGATCACGGTGGAGGACGGCGCCCTGCAGGGCGGTTTCGGCAGCGCCATCCTTGAATTTATGGCCGACAACGACTATAAAGCCGATGTGAAGCGCCTGGGCATCCCCGACCGTCTCATTGAGCATGGCAAACCCGCCGAACTGCAGCGCGAATGCGGGTACGACGCCGCGGGCATTGCTGCCGCCGTGCGGGAAATGCTCCGTTCCAAAATCACCGTTACCGCCAGCTGA
- a CDS encoding sensor histidine kinase — translation MFRRISKYWWCQILGWGSYAFLYFIFAFFFNIVDVTFVVQYVPCVVVLGVLITHAFRAVIVKYRWIEKPFENVAIYFFFGILVCATVNSFLLTWISLLITPEDHELNFRDAWLRSFIHQTVFLALWAVIYFLWHYVEESRNSQVRQLKLEATVRTLELKTIKSQLNPHFIFNALNSIRALVDENPRRARTAITELSNILRNSMQADKAETVSLENELSIVKDYLALENIRFEERLKVQYDIDPETLELPIPPMMLQTLVENAIKHGISREVRGGLILISSHVHDMQHEITIRNTGQIVEDMNGLGLGLASTRQRLSLLFGNRAFFEIYNFDKATVEARVQMPLL, via the coding sequence ATGTTTAGACGCATATCGAAATATTGGTGGTGCCAAATACTGGGGTGGGGATCCTATGCTTTTCTTTACTTCATTTTCGCCTTCTTCTTCAACATTGTGGATGTTACGTTTGTAGTGCAGTATGTACCGTGCGTGGTAGTGCTCGGGGTGCTCATTACGCATGCTTTCCGTGCGGTTATCGTCAAATACAGATGGATTGAGAAGCCGTTCGAAAATGTGGCCATCTACTTCTTTTTCGGCATCCTGGTATGCGCAACGGTTAACTCCTTCCTGCTGACGTGGATAAGCCTGCTGATTACGCCGGAAGATCACGAGCTGAATTTCAGGGATGCCTGGCTGCGGTCTTTCATCCACCAGACGGTGTTCCTGGCTTTATGGGCGGTGATTTATTTCCTCTGGCATTACGTGGAAGAGAGCCGGAACTCGCAGGTGCGGCAGCTGAAGCTGGAGGCTACGGTACGCACGCTGGAGCTCAAAACGATCAAATCCCAGCTGAACCCGCATTTCATTTTCAATGCGTTGAACAGCATCCGGGCGCTGGTGGACGAAAACCCCCGGAGGGCCCGTACCGCCATCACGGAGTTGAGCAACATCCTGCGGAACTCCATGCAGGCGGACAAGGCCGAGACGGTAAGCCTGGAAAACGAACTGAGCATCGTAAAAGATTATCTTGCACTGGAAAATATCCGGTTTGAAGAACGGCTGAAAGTGCAGTACGATATTGACCCGGAAACGCTGGAATTACCCATTCCGCCCATGATGCTGCAGACCCTGGTGGAAAACGCCATCAAACACGGCATTTCCCGGGAAGTGAGGGGAGGGCTGATACTGATCAGTTCCCACGTGCACGATATGCAGCATGAAATCACCATCCGCAATACGGGCCAGATTGTGGAAGATATGAACGGCCTGGGCCTGGGGTTGGCCAGTACAAGACAGCGGCTGAGCCTGCTGTTCGGCAACCGCGCCTTTTTTGAAATATACAATTTTGACAAAGCAACGGTGGAAGCCAGGGTGCAAATGCCGCTGCTGTAA
- a CDS encoding LytR/AlgR family response regulator transcription factor produces the protein MKKALIIDDERLARSELKKLLADHPEIVVVGEAVNAKDGIEKIETLRPDLLFLDIQMPDKTGFDLLAELERSPQVIFTTAYDEYALKAFEYNALDYLLKPIEPKRLADAIHKLHQADEKERLAAASGIRNILGENDQVFVKDGDRCWFVKLQEIRLFESVGNYARVYFETNKPLILKSLNALEERLDERVFFRANRKHIVNLRMIERIDTYFNGGLLLEMRGGEKIEVSRRQAVKFKEMMSL, from the coding sequence ATGAAAAAAGCATTGATCATAGACGATGAACGACTGGCCAGGAGCGAGCTGAAAAAGCTGCTGGCGGACCACCCGGAGATAGTGGTGGTAGGGGAAGCGGTGAATGCAAAAGACGGTATCGAGAAGATAGAAACGTTGCGGCCCGACCTGCTGTTTCTCGACATTCAGATGCCCGATAAGACCGGTTTCGACCTGTTGGCGGAACTCGAGCGGTCGCCTCAGGTGATCTTTACCACTGCCTACGACGAATATGCCCTGAAGGCGTTTGAATATAATGCGCTGGATTACCTGCTGAAGCCCATCGAGCCCAAACGGCTCGCCGATGCCATACACAAGCTCCACCAGGCCGACGAAAAGGAACGCCTGGCCGCTGCTTCCGGCATCCGTAACATCCTGGGTGAAAATGACCAGGTGTTTGTAAAAGACGGCGACCGCTGCTGGTTTGTGAAGCTGCAGGAAATCCGCCTGTTCGAAAGCGTGGGCAACTACGCGAGGGTGTATTTTGAAACCAATAAGCCACTGATTCTCAAATCGTTGAATGCTCTGGAAGAGCGGCTCGATGAGCGGGTGTTTTTCCGTGCCAACCGTAAGCACATCGTGAATCTGCGGATGATAGAGCGGATAGATACCTATTTCAACGGCGGGCTGTTGCTGGAAATGCGCGGCGGTGAAAAAATCGAAGTAAGCCGCAGGCAGGCGGTGAAGTTTAAGGAAATGATGAGCCTGTAA
- a CDS encoding geranylgeranylglyceryl/heptaprenylglyceryl phosphate synthase: MYRKIYSSFIDRKAKGTKSFAVLIDPDKVTPAGIADLTAKCTEAKVDYIFLGGSLVITNHLDEVVQQIKATCSIPVILFPGSPSQVSRYADALLYLSMISGRNPELLIGQHVVSAAAVKKSGLEVISTGYMVIDGGAPTTVSYISNATPIPADKDDIAMCTAMAGDMLGMKVIYMDAGSGARKPITESMIHRVASQVDVPVIVGGGIRDAEKAYLNCKAGADIIVVGNAIEKDISLIKEIADAVHRAPVTANR; encoded by the coding sequence ATGTACAGAAAAATATACAGTTCCTTTATTGACAGAAAGGCAAAAGGTACAAAGTCATTCGCAGTTCTGATCGATCCGGACAAGGTTACACCTGCCGGTATCGCCGATCTGACCGCTAAATGTACTGAAGCGAAGGTTGATTACATTTTTTTGGGCGGCAGCCTGGTGATTACCAATCATCTGGATGAGGTGGTGCAGCAGATCAAGGCCACCTGCTCCATCCCGGTGATCCTCTTCCCCGGCAGCCCCTCGCAGGTTTCGCGCTATGCCGATGCCCTGCTGTATCTTTCTATGATTTCCGGCCGCAACCCGGAATTACTCATCGGCCAGCACGTTGTTTCTGCGGCTGCTGTTAAAAAAAGCGGCCTGGAGGTAATTTCCACCGGCTATATGGTGATCGACGGCGGTGCCCCCACCACCGTTTCCTATATCAGTAACGCCACTCCCATTCCTGCGGATAAAGACGACATCGCTATGTGCACTGCCATGGCCGGCGATATGCTGGGCATGAAAGTCATCTATATGGACGCCGGCAGCGGCGCCCGTAAGCCCATTACGGAAAGCATGATTCACCGGGTAGCCAGCCAGGTGGACGTGCCGGTTATTGTAGGCGGCGGCATTAGGGATGCGGAAAAAGCATACCTGAATTGCAAGGCAGGTGCAGACATCATCGTGGTAGGCAATGCCATCGAAAAAGACATTTCACTGATCAAGGAAATCGCAGATGCCGTGCATCGCGCGCCTGTGACTGCTAACCGTTAA